The following proteins are encoded in a genomic region of Musa acuminata AAA Group cultivar baxijiao chromosome BXJ2-11, Cavendish_Baxijiao_AAA, whole genome shotgun sequence:
- the LOC103970450 gene encoding uncharacterized protein LOC103970450: MGNLLSGQAHDGKVVLPDGTVLELDRRTSVAELMLEHPRQYVLDLRSLSAGNSNAAPLPADHMLEAGKAYVMLPMAHGRATGLSAGEARRVLAAATRSMTKMQQPPCTRAVGVTESERAEWPAEEFEEGTEFFRRQHSSKRWKPSLGTIEEESLERKVPHWLF; this comes from the coding sequence GCTCCCCGACGGCACTGTCCTTGAGCTCGACCGCCGGACGTCCGTGGCGGAGCTCATGCTCGAGCACCCGCGCCAGTACGTGCTCGACCTGCGGTCCCTGTCCGCCGGCAACTCCAACGCTGCACCGCTCCCCGCGGATCACATGCTGGAGGCCGGTAAGGCGTACGTGATGCTTCCGATGGCCCATGGGAGAGCCACCGGCTTGTCGGCGGGCGAGGCCCGTCGGGTCCTGGCGGCGGCAACCCGATCGATGACGAAGATGCAGCAACCGCCGTGCACGCGCGCGGTGGGggtgacggagagcgagcgagcggaaTGGCCGGCAGAGGAGTTTGAGGAGGGAACGGAGTTCTTCAGGCGGCAGCATTCGAGCAAACGGTGGAAGCCGAGCCTTGGTACGATAGAAGAGGAGAGTTTGGAGAGGAAGGTGCCTCATTGGTTGTTTTAA
- the LOC108951662 gene encoding pentatricopeptide repeat-containing protein At1g09900-like: MMLKDDDKGKASKKKHTSEGMRGMALLAARTPPLLLLFGGVYLANSEESPAEGESLYSSRLFSRLRASPVPVMLRRPKPLSRLALHLLRSTLRFSCIPTSLQALAIPSPANRPAPLPVAVPRIGPDSLPLVSTPDAESICSLLSDPPSDRPRVVDGLLVRFEHKLTSDLVLEVLKCHRRLGRSATLGFFSWAGFRLGFRFDDPVVEYMADFLGRRKLFDDLKWLLRTVARSNGRVSTRSVAICIRFLGRQGRVGEALSLFEVMELELNCPPDNLVINNVLYVLCKKDLSGGLIDVAVRIFHKIVQPDMYSYSNIIIGLCRFGRLENAFEVFREMTRATLVPTRTALNILIREFCEFGGKDETVGRVSIRKHSRPFDILVPNLMADGVLRPAVEVFHMIARLGLLPSTYIVDALVLRLCQAGKIEEAMGILGVVEGRKPNCVAESYTVIIKALCEACRMDEACRVLGRMMNLGLKPKLVVYNSIIRAFCMLGNVVEAQKYFDIMNKRRCEPDCATYTMLVHANCMIQNWLIAYKLLMEMIGLGMRPHFNTYNLVDGFLKKNGELDMSKKLKRKMEVQDLYAHCKAGRLEAAYDKLSSMLAMGFHPPIYARDAFECAFQRSAKWEMAQELLKKMEVDHSPV; encoded by the exons ATGATGCTGAAGGATGATGACAAGGGGAAAGCATCAAAAAAGAAACACACAAGTGAAGGGATGCGAGGGATGGCTTTACTAGCAGCAAGGACGCCACCATTATTGCTGCTCTTCGGTGGAGTGTACCTCGCAAACAGTGAGGAGAGCCCAGCTGAAGGAGAAAG TTTGTATTCATCTCGACTCTTCAGCCGTCTCCGTGCCTCCCCCGTCCCTGTAATGCTCAGGAGGCCAAAACCACTCTCTCGTCTCGCTCTTCATCTCCTCCGATCCACCCTTCGCTTCTCCTGCATCCCCACATCACTCCAAGCCCTAGCCATCCCTTCCCCCGCCAACCGCCCCGCCCCCCTTCCTGTTGCCGTTCCCCGGATCGGCCCCGACTCCTTACCCCTCGTCTCGACCCCCGACGCGGAATCCATCTGCTCCTTGCTGTCGGATCCGCCCTCTGACCGCCCCCGTGTCGTCGATGGCCTCCTTGTTCGGTTCGAACACAAGCTCACCTCCGACCTCGTGCTGGAAGTTCTCaagtgccaccgccggctgggGAGATCCGCCACCCTCGGATTCTTCTCCTGGGCAGGGTTCCGGCTGGGGTTCCGGTTTGATGACCCCGTGGTGGAGTACATGGCCGACTTCCTCGGCCGGAGGAAGCTATTTGATGACCTCAAGTGGTTGCTGAGGACGGTCGCGCGCAGCAATGGTCGCGTGTCGACTCGGTCCGTGGCCATTTGCATCCGGTTCCTCGGAAGGCAGGGGAGGGTCGGGGAGGCGCTTTCCCTGTTTGAGGTGATGGAATTGGAGCTCAATTGCCCTCCGGACAACCTGGTGATCAACAATGTGCTATATGTGCTTTGCAAAAAGGATCTTTCCGGTGGCTTGATCGATGTGGCTGTTAGAATCTTTCATAAGATTGTGCAGCCGGACATGTACTCGTACAGTAATATTATTATCGGACTTTGTAGGTTTGGACGATTGGAGAATGCATTTGAAGTGTTCCGGGAGATGACCCGGGCTACTTTGGTTCCAACAAGGACAGCATTGAATATTCTTATCAGAGAGTTTTGTGAGTTTGGTGGCAAGGACGAGACGGTAGGGAGAGTTAGCATTAGGAAACACAGCAGGCCATTTGATATTTTGGTTCCCAATCTCATGGCTGATGGAGTCTTACGACCTGCAGTTGAGGTCTTCCACATGATTGCAAGGTTGGGTTTGTTGCCAAGCACTTATATTGTGGATGCACTTGTTTTGAGGCTTTGTCAAGCAGGAAAGATTGAGGAAGCAATGGGGATTCTGGGAGTGGTGGAGGGTAGGAAGCCTAATTGTGTTGCTGAGAGTTATACTGTCATAATAAAGGCACTGTGCGAGGCTTGTAGAATGGATGAAGCTTGTAGGGTGTTAGGAAGAATGATGAACCTAGGGCTAAAGCCAAAGCTCGTTGTTTATAATTCAATCATTCGGGCCTTTTGTATGTTAGGAAATGTTGTTGAAGCacaaaaatattttgatattatgaacAAGAGGAGGTGTGAGCCAGATTGTGCAACATACACTATGTTAGTCCATGCAAACTGCATGATTCAGAATTGGCTGATAGCATACAAATTGTTGATGGAGATGATAGGATTGGGTATGCGCCCTCATTTCAACACTTATAACTTAGTTGATGGTTTTCTAAAGAAAAATGGAGAGCTTGATATGTCAAAGAAGTTGAAAAGAAAAATGGAGGTCCAGGACCTATATGCTCATTGCAAAGCTGGTAGGTTGGAGGCTGCTTATGACAAATTAAGCTCGATGCTAGCTATGGGGTTTCATCCTCCAATTTACGCAAGAGATGCATTTGAATGTGCATTTCAAAGGTCTGCCAAGTGGGAGATGGCACAGGAGTTGTTAAAAAAAATGGAAGTGGATCATTCTCCTGTATAA
- the LOC135627363 gene encoding uncharacterized protein LOC135627363 has translation MAASSPCLATERKHWWLINRKVVDKNLREARALITTQEQSNVSTAVGLLDAALALSPRLEAALELKARSLLFLRRFREVADMLQDYIPSYKGGGGGGDDGSTSSLGAGDHSLTASSAPLPRERANLLSPGRERSDGDHSFRCFSVSDLKRRLLAGLSRSSYREGEWRYLVLGHACCHLGMMEDAMVLLQTSRRLASAASRRESVCWSDDSFGPSAGEDGCSAAPPFSDSESASQLLAHVKLILRRRAAAVAALDASLPAEAVRHFTKVLDTRRGLPGSFAAGCLVGRAAAYRATGRLADAIADCNRALAVDPSIPALRARADLLEAVGALPDCLHDLEHLKLLYDAILRDRKLPGPPWRPHHDIRYGDIPANLHTLAARIQKLRGRIAAGEGNNVDYYSLIGVPKGCRRPELERAHLLLTLKHKPEKAVGFVDRLEFADDHRDLDAIRDQARMSASILYRMMQKGYASIMAAVMEAEATEKQRAKVAAANAAIQASTVKTAEKVNEARKESVLGSDKAAVAASAAAAAMLQSVFCRDMAVVGSMLSHRAMPVKYEALSC, from the exons ATGGCGGCGAGCTCACCTTGCCTGGCGACGGAGAGGAAGCACTGGTGGCTGATCAACAGGAAG GTAGTCGACAAGAACCTCCGAGAAGCCCGAGCTCTCATAACGACGCAAGAGCAGTCCAATGTGTCGACGGCGGTGGGCCTCCTCGACGCCGCCCTCGCTCTCTCCCCGCGCCTCGAGGCCGCCCTCGAGCTCAAAGCccgctccctcctcttcctccgccgcTTCCGCGAGGTCGCCGACATGCTCCAGGACTATATCCCGAGCTACAAGGGAGGCGGCGGCGGGGGGGACGACGGCTCCACTTCCTCCCTCGGCGCCGGCGACCACTCCTTGACGGCCTCCTCCGCGCCGCTCCCCCGGGAGCGCGCCAACCTCCTCTCCCCCGGCCGCGAGAGGTCCGACGGCGACCACTCCTTCCGCTGCTTCTCCGTCTCCGACCTCAAGCGCCGGCTCTTGGCCGGCCTCTCCAGGAGCTCCTACAGGGAGGGCGAGTGGAG GTATTTGGTGCTCGGCCACGCTTGCTGCCACCTCGGCATGATGGAGGACGCCATGGTCCTGCTCCAGACCAGCCGCCGCCTCGCCTCCGCCGCCTCCCGCCGCGAGTCCGTCTGCTGGTCCGACGACAGCTTCGGTCCCTCCGCGGGGGAGGACGGCTGCTCTGCTGCCCCGCCGTTTTCCGACTCGGAGTCGGCCTCCCAGCTTCTTGCTCACGTGAAGCTCATCCTACGGCGGCGCGCCGCCGCGGTGGCGGCGCTGGATGCCAGCCTCCCTGCTGAGGccgttcgccacttcaccaaggtcCTCGACACCCGGCGCGGACTCCCTGGCAGCTTCGCGGCCGGCTGCCTCGTGGGCCGCGCCGCCGCTTATCGCGCGACGGGCCGCCTTGCGGACGCCATCGCCGACTGCAACCGCGCCCTCGCCGTCGACCCCTCCATCCCCGCCCTCCGCGCCCGCGCCGACCTCCTCGAGGCCGTCGGCGCCCTCCCGGATTGCCTCCACGACCTCGAGCACTTGAAGCTCCTTTACGACGCCATCCTCCGCGACCGCAAGCTTCCAGGGCCACCGTGGCGTCCCCACCACGACATCCGGTACGGCGACATTCCGGCCAACCTTCACACGCTCGCTGCGCGGATTCAGAAGCTCCGGGGCCGCATCGCGGCCGGCGAGGGGAACAACGTGGATTATTACTCGCTGATCGGCGTTCCAAAAGGGTGCAGGCGGCCGGAGTTGGAGCGGGCGCACTTGTTGTTGACGCTGAAGCATAAGCCGGAGAAGGCAGTGGGGTTCGTGGACCGGTTGGAGTTCGCTGACGACCACCGAGATTTGGACGCGATCCGAGATCAGGCGAGGATGTCTGCCTCAATCCTTTACAGGATGATGCAGAAGGGATATGCCAGTATCATGGCGGCGGTCATGGAGGCGGAGGCAACAGAGAAACAGAGGGCAAAAGTGGCAGCCGCCAATGCAGCGATTCAAGCCTCAACAGTGAAGACGGCTGAGAAGGTGAATGAAGCGAGGAAGGAATCTGTTTTAGGATCAGATAAGGCAGCAGTGGCAGCATCCGCGGCAGCGGCCGCAATGTTACAGAGTGTATTTTGCCGCGACATGGCGGTGGTGGGGAGCATGCTGTCGCACAGGGCAATGCCGGTGAAGTACGAGGCATTGAGCTGCTGA
- the LOC135627031 gene encoding phospholipase A1 PLIP2, chloroplastic-like: MDGVMLMKGAPSPGLAVGRDVGARQHHPATKVSTLGPRAAAGAGGGSAAEASGPAAAARHSYMFPLRLDRLWPGRRGAVAGKRKGSEEAAVAERAEDSQVLKELPAEQRSDNWVLKILRVRSVWAEREGAAAGGGDREAAAVEDGDRCVGCGSGGHEDGSEGCVIDGVGKEEKLVFDRESFSRLLRRVSLVETELYAKMAYLGSLAYIVSKIKPKNLLKCYGLRFVASSLENNGKSLNSDEAKKPSQDQELKEENSDSEEIDTMKGNSTSVSTSAAPNLQYQTTGALPYGAAQTKDGEKPVEGISDDKQDRSVSPEEVSRMATTKLVTQAVASKEEMKQAIAGDLNSSQSLPCEWYICDDDKSATRYFVIQGSETLASWQTNLLFEPIQFEGLDVPVHRGIYEAAKGMYQQMLPEVRTHLKSHGKSATFRFTGHSLGGSLALLVNLMLLIRGEVPATSLLPVITFGAPSIMCGGDYLLRKLGLPKYHVQAITMHRDIVPRAFSCNYPDHVAKILNAVNGNFRNHPCLKNQKLLYAPMGKLLILQPEEKFSPHHHLLPPGSGLYILDNSSVDSDDSERLLQAASLAFLNSPHPLQILSDPSAYGSEGTVYRDHDTNSYLRSIRGVVRQELKLIRKARREHRRRMWWPLVATPDVHPTVVTTRSVGSTNSNQIHFSFVSVLHGGSRTLKRFARLVASQRVHMFVMLFFPARLFLLGALSVVS, from the exons ATGGACGGTGTGATGCTTATGAAGGGGGCCCCGTCTCCGGGGCTCGCCGTAGGCCGCGATGTCGGTGCCCGACAACACCACCCGGCGACGAAAGTTAGCACCTTGGGGCCGCGTGCCGCCGCGGGGGCCGGCGGTGGGAGCGCGGCGGAGGCGTCAGGGCCCGCGGCGGCTGCTAGGCATTCCTACATGTTCCCATTGCGGCTGGATCGGCTGTGGCCCGGCCGGAGAGGGGCGGTGGCGGGGAAGCGGAAGGGGAGCGAGGAGGCTGCAGTTGCGGAAAGGGCAGAAGACTCACAGGTGCTTAAGGAGCTGCCGGCGGAGCAGCGGAGCGACAACTGGGTGTTGAAGATACTGAGAGTGAGGTCGGTGTGGGCGGAGAGGGAGGGGGCTGCGGCGGGCGGCGGCGATCGAGAGGCGGCAGCTGTTGAGGACGGAGACCGGTGCGTTGGTTGCGGCAGCGGCGGCCACGAAGATGGCTCGGAAGGGTGCGTCATCGACGGCGTGGGGAAGGAGGAGAAGTTGGTGTTCGATCGTGAGTCCTTCTCGCGGCTGCTCCGAAGGGTGTCTTTGGTGGAGACAGAGCTCTACGCCAAGATGGCCTACCTCGGTAGCCTGGCATACATCGTTTCCAAGATCAAG CCAAAAAACCTCCTGAAATGCTATGGACTACGATTTGTTGCTTCGTCATTGGAGAATAATGGAAAGTCCCTAAATTCCGATGAGGCTAAGAAACCATCCCAAGATCAAGAACTGAAAGAGGAAAACAGCGATTCAGAAGAGATTGACACAATGAAGGGAAATAGTACCAGCGTAAGTACATCTGCTGCTCCCAATCTGCAGTATCAGACTACGGGTGCTCTGCCCTATGGTGCTGCTCAGACAAAGGACGGCGAGAAACCGGTGGAAGGTATCAGCGACGACAAACAAGACAGAAGTGTGAGTCCAGAAGAGGTGTCTCGCATGGCCACTACAAAATTAGTCACTCAAGCAGTAGCCAGTAAGGAGGAAATGAAACAAGCCATTGCTGGGGACTTGAATTCAAGCCAGTCCTTACCATGTGAATGGTACATATGTGATGATGATAAAAGTGCTACAAGATATTTTGTCATTCAG GGTTCTGAGACACTGGCTTCTTGGCAAACAAATCTTCTTTTTGAACCCATTCAATTTGAG GGACTAGATGTACCTGTCCACAGGGGTATATATGAGGCTGCTAAGGGAATGTACCAACAGATGCTACCAGAAGTCAGAACTCACTTGAAGTCTCATGGTAAATCTGCAACTTTTCGCTTCACTGGTCATTCTCTTGGGGGAAGTCTTGCacttcttgtgaatctcatgttaCTGATACGAGGAGAAGTGCCTGCTACATCCTTGCTTCCTGTTATAACATTTGGTGCGCCATCCATAATGTGTGGTGGTGATTACTTGCTTCGCAAATTGGGATTGCCAAAATATCATGTCCAAGCCATAACTATGCATAGGGACATTGTTCCTCGAGCCTTCTCCTGCAACTATCCAGATCATGTAGCTAAGATTCTCAATGCAGTTAATGGCAACTTTCGTAATCATCCATGTCTCAAGAACCAG aaACTGTTGTATGCTCCTATGGGGAAGCTTTTGATACTACAACCTGAAGAGAAGTTCTCTCCGCATCACCACCTTCTTCCCCCAGGCAGTGGCCTCTACATCTTGGACAATTCATCAGTGGATTCAGATGATTCAGAAAGACTACTGCAGGCTGCAAGTTTAGCTTTCCTAAACTCTCCCCACCCTCTTCAGATACTTAGTGACCCATCCGCATATGGTTCTGAAGGAACAGTATATAGGGATCATGATACAAATTCCTACCTGAGATCAATCCGTGGTGTGGTCCGTCAGGAGCTTAAACTCATTAGAAAAGCCAGGAGGGAGCACCGTCGCAGAATGTGGTGGCCTCTTGTGGCCACACCGGACGTGCATCCCACTGTTGTCACCACCAGATCTGTTGGATCAACCAACTCCAACCAAATCCATTTCAGCTTTGTCAGTGTTCTCCATGGAGGAAGTAGAACACTCAAGCGGTTTGCAAGGCTGGTCGCATCTCAGCGTGTGCATATGTTTGTCATGCTCTTTTTTCCAGCACGTTTATTTCTCTTGGGAGCATTATCTGTTGTCAGTTAG
- the LOC103970454 gene encoding uncharacterized protein LOC103970454 produces the protein MELENPGHGETLKSRPQYPPFPVGTIDDGSSFTSTPFVSAPSSPGRDGGAATAAAGSYFFSCPASPVHYVLSSPPYSFSPAAASVAIDEASGSGSFEFDGAARGGTMISADELFLNGQIRPMKPSSYHLRPQSLAPLMDLDDDDCDDVEEAKEMAALGAPEEGGRGRRLRIRGRFIHRRTRSMSPLRSPRFRCQRNEEEEQEEAKELEFNPDPKEAAMAPDSASSSGNRNSKPWIFLKDLLYRSKSEGSGRGNGREKEKFWHSISFSPSSKSKPPLPPPAASSSVLPPAPEQNKTKPSKRPANGSGRRRPTAHERHYTANRAQAEEMRRRTFLPYRQGLLGCLGFSSRSYGVFNCLAKALNPVTSR, from the coding sequence ATGGAGCTCGAAAACCCTGGCCATGGCGAAACGCTAAAGAGCCGCCCGCAATACCCTCCCTTCCCCGTCGGCACCATCGATGATGGCTCCTCATTCACCTCCACCCCCTTCGTCAGCGCCCCCTCCAGCCCTGGCCGTGATGGTGGTGCCGCCACGGCCGCAGCCGGAAGCTACTTCTTCAGCTGTCCCGCCAGCCCCGTCCACTACGTCCTCTCCTCCCCTCCTTACTCCTTTTCCCCAGCCGCTGCCTCCGTGGCGATCGACGAAGCGTCCGGCTCTGGTTCGTTTGAGTTCGACGGCGCGGCTCGCGGGGGAACGATGATCTCCGCGGACGAGCTCTTTCTCAACGGCCAGATCCGCCCGATGAAGCCCTCCTCCTACCACCTGCGACCGCAGTCCCTCGCGCCGCTGATGGATCTCGACGACGACGACTGTGACGATGTAGAGGAAGCGAAGGAAATGGCGGCGCTCGGAGCCCCGGAGGAGGGCGGAAGGGGGCGGCGCCTCAGGATCCGGGGCAGATTCATCCATCGGAGGACCAGATCCATGTCACCCCTTCGAAGCCCTCGATTCCGATGTCAAAGgaacgaggaggaggagcaggaagAAGCGAAGGAGCTCGAGTTCAACCCGGATCCCAAGGAGGCTGCGATGGCGCCGGACTCGGCCTCCTCCTCAGGCAACAGGAACTCCAAACCATGGATCTTCCTCAAAGATCTCCTCTACCGAAGCAAAAGCGAAGGCAGCGGGCGAGGGAACGGCAGGGAGAAGGAAAAGTTCTGGCACTCCATCTCCTTCTCCCCCTCCTCCAAATCGAAGCCCCCATTGCCGCCTCCGGCCGCGTCATCGTCGGTTCTGCCCCCGGCACCGGAGCAGAACAAAACAAAGCCGTCGAAACGGCCGGCAAACGGGTCGGGAAGGCGGCGCCCCACGGCGCACGAGCGCCACTACACGGCGAACCGCGCGCAAGCGGAGGAGATGAGGCGGCGGACCTTCCTGCCGTACCGTCAGGGTCTCCTGGGCTGCTTGGGCTTCTCCTCCCGTAGCTACGGCGTCTTCAATTGTCTCGCCAAAGCCCTCAATCCCGTCACCTCCAGGTAA